A window of Clostridioides sp. ES-S-0010-02 genomic DNA:
TTTATATAAATCATTCATCTTCATAAAAAAAATAATTATCATTTTATTTTTTATAAAAATATCACAAATATTCTTAATATTCAATATATAATACATAAGTGGTAATCTAAAACGCATAACTAGACAAAAACATTTTTATTTTCATTTATTTTCATCTGATTTGATAAACTTTTATGTGATTCTACTATATAATCTCTATTGTCTATTTTTATTTAAAAATTCGTAAAATTATTAATTGATAATACTTTTTTTAACTATAACACTTTTTTATCATTTATATATTTTATAAATACTCTGTTTTAATTTTTTTATGTTAATATCTAATGATTACATTTTTTAGTATAACTTTAGTTATATCAAAAATATTTTAAAAATCTTAAATATATTCACACATTCTCATAAATTATGTTATAATGAGAATATTGCGATGACAGTTTTAGATTTTTGACAACTGGAGTGTAAAATCACTCCCTTTTCTTTTTACTAATTATGATAAATATTTAGTTAATACTAATATGCTATTATATAAAGTAAATATAAAAAATAAACTTTGTTATATGTACATTTTGCATTAATGCAAAAATGAATTTCATATATATTTCTCACAATAGGAGTGCTATGGCACTCTTTTTTGTTTTTTATAATTATGTGAAATATTCAGATACCATGTAATAAACCTTCATTTTTCAATTTTATATAAGAATCAATCATTAGATAAATACTATCTTTTTTATCTTAATATTATCCAAATCAGCACATAATAAATCCAATGTATCTTCTTAATATCACATAAGAAGATTCTAATCAATTTTAGTATCCTAAATTATTTTGCAAAACCAAATTAATTTGATTTAATAGTAATTCAATTAAAATGTGTAAGTACTGTACCAATATAGAAAGTATAGAAATCTAGATTGTTGACAAACTTAAAAATAAAACATACAATAACATTGTAAATTAAATTAACACTGTTAAGTTAAAGAGGTGATTATATGAGTGTCAAAGAAAGACGTAAAAAGGAAAAAATAGAAATGAAGAAAAAAATTATGGATGCTGCCATTGAAATTATCAATCAAGAAGGATATGAAAATTTATCAATTAGAAAAATTGCTACAAAAATAGAATATTCTCCAACTACTATTTATCTTTACTACAAAGATAAGGCACAGATTATTAATGATATGGCTAATGAACTTTATAATAAAATAGAAAATGATTCTATTACTGTTATGGATAAGTACTCCTCATTTTCAGTAGATAAACAAATCAGAGAAATTATGCTTACTTTTATCAAAATTCTTTCTAGCAATCCAGAAATGACAAAAGCCATAATGTATAGTGGAATAAATATTATATTTGCATCTCAAAATACTGCTAGTACTCCTGCTAATAATGGTATAGAGATGTTTGATAAACTTCTTGCTATTGGAATTAAGCAAAAAATATTTAAACCAAACATAGATAATGCTTCTTGGATGCTTATAAGTGCATTATTAGGTTTTGTTTTATGTGCTGTTGAAAATCACTTGTATTCTTTACATAACTTCCCACAATTTATAGACAATTTCGTGGATATTTTACTTGGAGGAATTTACAATGAGCATTCACATCAAAAATCTTAATAAGAAAAATAAATTTTTAAGAATTCTAAAAGTATTAATAGTTTTATTTTTTATATTTATATGTATTATTATTGTAGCTGTAGTTAATTTGAAACCAGAAAAATTAGTAGTACAAAATATAAATCCTACTAAAATAAAAAATGGTACTTATCTTGGAAATGCTGATAATGGTCTAGTAAAAGCTACTGTATCTGTCAAAGTTAACAATGGAGTAATAAAAGATATTCATATATTGAAACATGACACTCTTTTAGGTAAACCAGCTGAAAAGATTGTAAATAATATTATTAAGCAACAATCTTTAGAAGTGGATGCTATAACTTCTGCAACTTACAGCAGTGATACTATACGAAAAGCTATAGAAAATGCTTTACAAAAAGGAGAGTAAAATATGGATACTATTATTGTATATTCAAGTAAATATGGTTGTACAACAGACTGTGAAAATATATTAAAAAGTAAACTATCAAATAATGTTACTATTGTTGATATTAAGGATAAAAACAGTAAAATTGAATTATCAAAATTTGATACAGTTATTATTGGAAGTTCAATATATGTGGGTTCAGTTTCAAAAGAAATTCGTACATTCTGTAATGATAATATAGAGTCATTAAACCAAAAGAAAGTTGGAATTTTTCTTTGTTGCGCATTCTCTGAACAGACGGATAAATATCTATCAAGTAATTTCCCATCATCATTATTAAAGAGTGCAAAATCAATAAGTGTATTTGGTGGTGAAGCTAGATTAGAGAAAATGAAATTTTTTGATAAATTGATTATGAAGTCAGTTACAAAAAATGATTACAATGGTTTGAAAATATCACAGGATAATATAGATAATTTTTTAAGAAATTTTAATGACTAAAATAAGCTATACTCTTCGTTAACAATCCCATCTACCCCTACTTTATGGCAAAGAGCTCAAAAGTCATGGAATGTTTTACCATATATTTTTATATCAAAAGTTACATAACTTTCCCTTATATAACTTTTGATATAAAATATAATAAAGTATACAATATGTTTTCACATTTAAACTTGAACATTATAAAACAAAAACTATTATATTTACTACATTGGAGATGATACTTATGGGAAAAGTTAAAATCAGACTAGCAAAGGAAACAGATGCTGAAGAAATATTAGAAATATATACACCATATATCACTAATACAGCAATTACTTTTGAATATGATATACCAAATATTAGTGATTTTAAAAATAGAATAAAAACAATTTGTTCAAAATATCCATATCTAGTATGTTTAATTGATGAAAAAATTGTTGGATATACTTATGCTCATGAACATAATGAAAGAACTGCTTATCAATGGAATGCTGGATTATCAATTTATATTGATGAAAGGTTTGTAAGTTGTAAAATAGGCATAGCTCTTTATAATTCAATAATAGATATATTAAAATTACAAAATATTCAAAACTTATATGTTAGCATTGCATCGCCTAATATTAAAAGCGAAAGACTTCACCAACACTTTGGTTTCAAACCATGTGGAATTTATCATAATACAGGATATAAGTTTGGTAGTTGGCATGATGTTATGTTATTTGAAAAATACA
This region includes:
- a CDS encoding N-acetyltransferase — its product is MGKVKIRLAKETDAEEILEIYTPYITNTAITFEYDIPNISDFKNRIKTICSKYPYLVCLIDEKIVGYTYAHEHNERTAYQWNAGLSIYIDERFVSCKIGIALYNSIIDILKLQNIQNLYVSIASPNIKSERLHQHFGFKPCGIYHNTGYKFGSWHDVMLFEKYIGTHPIKPDYIKTIKQIDTKEIDTILKKSSLLVKLL
- a CDS encoding flavodoxin domain-containing protein, encoding MDTIIVYSSKYGCTTDCENILKSKLSNNVTIVDIKDKNSKIELSKFDTVIIGSSIYVGSVSKEIRTFCNDNIESLNQKKVGIFLCCAFSEQTDKYLSSNFPSSLLKSAKSISVFGGEARLEKMKFFDKLIMKSVTKNDYNGLKISQDNIDNFLRNFND
- a CDS encoding FMN-binding protein yields the protein MSIHIKNLNKKNKFLRILKVLIVLFFIFICIIIVAVVNLKPEKLVVQNINPTKIKNGTYLGNADNGLVKATVSVKVNNGVIKDIHILKHDTLLGKPAEKIVNNIIKQQSLEVDAITSATYSSDTIRKAIENALQKGE
- a CDS encoding TetR/AcrR family transcriptional regulator codes for the protein MSVKERRKKEKIEMKKKIMDAAIEIINQEGYENLSIRKIATKIEYSPTTIYLYYKDKAQIINDMANELYNKIENDSITVMDKYSSFSVDKQIREIMLTFIKILSSNPEMTKAIMYSGINIIFASQNTASTPANNGIEMFDKLLAIGIKQKIFKPNIDNASWMLISALLGFVLCAVENHLYSLHNFPQFIDNFVDILLGGIYNEHSHQKS